The genomic window TTCGACCAGCCAAGGACGATTCGTGAAAGACGGTTCCCGGTTCCGGGCCCCGTCGCGCAAGAATAAAGCCGCGGGGGGCGGACCCCCCGCGGCTCCGCACCCGCCCGGCAGAACCGGGCGGCCGCGTCAACCCGGCTCCGCTAACGTCCTTCCACCTGCAGGTTGTTGTCCACGCGGACGACTCCGTCCACGGAACGTGCCACTTCGCCCGCCATTCGCCGTTCTTCTTCGCTGCGGACCTTTCCGGCGAGCGTCACGATGCCGTCGGTCGAGTTGACCTCGACGTTGGTCAGCGTCGAGAGCCGCACGTCGGCGGCGAGCTTCGCCTTGACGGAGGCCTTGATCGCGGAGTCGTCGACCTGGCGGTGCGGCGACGAAGTCGTCTTGCACGCGGCGAGGCCGACGAGCAGCAGCAGAGCGGCGAGAGCGGTGGGTACCCGGTGCGTCTTTGTCATGAGAACTCCTTCTTCACTTCTCCGGGAACCCGAACGAACCGGAGATTCCGGTTCCGCTCGTTCCCGCGACACGGCCAATGCAGGGGTTGTGCCATGGCCCGTCCCTTGCTCCGCGGGCACTCCCTGAATGTCCGGAAGATTTCGAAAGAGCCGCCGAGCCGTCGTGTGGGCCCTCGCGATCCTCGTCGCGTTGCTCGCGGTTCTCGTCGCTACGCCTTCCTTCGTCGTCCGCCGCGGCCTGCTGCTTCGCTGGATGAGCGCGAAGCCGGAGAAACTCCGCCTGACGTACGCCTCGGCGTCCGCGCCGTGGCCCGGAAAGATCGAGGTCACCGGGCTCGAGCTCCGGGGAAGCGATCCGAACGTCCAGTGGTGGTTTCGCATGGAGCGGGCGGAGATCCGATACTCGATCCTCGATCTTCTCGCACGGAAGTTCCACGCAACGTCCGTCCGCGCGAGCGGTCTCCGGTTCCGGCTGCGGCAGCGTCTCCCGGCGGCGCATGCGGCCGCCGCCGACCGCGCTCCGCTCCCGCCCATTCCCGGGTTCGGCGAGGTCCCGGTCAAAGGCGGGCCGCCGTTCTTCCCCCCTCCCGAGGAGCCCGGTCACTACTGGCAGGTGCAGATCGACGACCTCGACGCGCCGGGCCGGGAGATCTGGTTCGACGCGTACCGCTACGAAGGCGACGTCCGGGTCGCGGGGGCGTTCTTCCTGTGGCCGCAGAAGCGGGCGAACGTCGGGCCCGCCCGCGTCGAATTCGGGGGGGGGACGGTGCAGGTCGGCCGGAACGTAGCCGCCCGCTCTTTCCGCGCGACGGTCGCCGGGAAGATCGCACCTTTCGATCCGCGCGCGGTCCGGGGAAACGAGGTGTATCGCTTCGTGTCCGGAAAGGCGCGCGCGAGCGGGGAGATGCCCGGGGTTGCCTTCCTCGACTACTACCTTCGCGATTCTCCCGAGCCGCGCCTGTCGGGAGGCAAGGGAAAGATCGAAGGGAATCTGGAGCTTCGCAACGGGCGGGGGAGCCTTTCCGCCACGCTCGCCGCCGACGGCGCCCGGGCCGCATACCGCAAGAGAACGTTGTCCGGCGCCGCGGTCGTGCGCCTTCGCATGGACGACTGGCGTCCGGGAGAGGCGGAAGGAGCGCTCCACGGAACCACCATCGAGCTCGCCGACATCTCGACTTCGCCGGGCGCGGGGGAGGCGGCGCGGTCGCCCGGCGAGGGCGCGAAAGGGTCGCCCGGCAAGGGCGCGAAAGGTTCGCCCGGCGAGGGCGAAAAACGCTCGACGGGACCGGACGAGGGCCGGTGGTGGGGAAAGTTCGAGATCGGCCCCGGGAAGCTCCGGTCCACCGACAAGGGGCTGCAGCTGTCGGGAAAGGTCGCCGCGCGATGCCGCGATGCGCGCCCGCTCTATACGCTCTTCGGGGTCGGCCTGCCGAAGTGGGCACAGGAAATCTTCCGCCTGAAGGACTTCCGAGCCGCGGCGGCGGTCGTCCTCGGTCCGCAGCTCGTCGAGGTGAGACGTCTCGTCGCGAGCGGCGGGAAGTTCACGGTCGCGGGCGACTACCGCAAGAGCGGGCGAACGACCGAGGGCGCCTTTCTCGTCTCGGCGGGATCGCTCGCCGTCGGGATCGACGTCGCCGGCGGCCGACCCTCCCTCAAGGTCGCCGACGCGAAGTCCTGGTTCGAGGGGCGGAGAGCGGCGCGATGAGGATGCGGTCGTCGACGACGATCGCGTAACCGCACTCTCCTCCCCCACGGCACGACGCGTGCGGATGGTGGATCTCGATCCGGTGCCACAGTTCCCCGAAGCGGCGCCGCTCGACGGCGACGATAGAGCGCGGCTCTCCGCATCCGGAACAGGGCTCGAGAGGAAATTCCTCGCGCATCGGAAGCGGGCCGATGCAAGGGGCCCGCCGCGGCGTGGAACGATTCTTGCGATTCCGGTCCGGCGATGGAGTTCGCCCGTTCGACGAAGACGCCGGTCCCTGGGCCGCGCCCTCTCCCCGGCGTCCGGGTCTCCCGGCGGGAGTCGACCGGGCACGGGGAAAGCCGCGGCGTACCGCGGGAGAGCGCTCGAAAGCGAGATTCGAGCCCTTCATGGTTTCGTATAATGCCTTCTCAGGGAAGACGTTCGAGCCGACCGGACGCGTCTTGCGCGCGAGAGGGAGCGCCCAGCGGCACCACGCGGGGCGCGGGAAGAAGGGAAAGGTAATCAGCAGGAAATGAGCACCGCCGAGAAGCGAAACGTGCTGGTCACCGGCGGCGCCGGATTCATCGGAAGCCACGTCGCCGCGGCGTATCTTCGGGACGGGCACCGGGTCGTCGTCGTCGACGACCTCTCGACCGGCTCCCGGGAGCGCGTGCCCGAGGGCGCGCGGTTCGTGGAAGACGATCTCTCGACGATGAACCTCGCCGCGCTGCTCCGCGACGAGAAGATCTCCGTCGTCAATCACCATGCCGCCCAGATCGACCTCCGCGCGTCGGTCCGCGATCCTGTCCGGGACGCGCGGATCAACGTCATCGGATCGCTGAAAGTCTTCGAGGCGTGCCGGGAAGCGGGCGCGCGGCGGGTCATCTTCTCGTCGACGGGAGGAGCGATCTACGGCGAGCCCGAAGGGGAAAAGGCCGACGAGAGCCATCCGACGAACCCCGTCTCTCCGTACGGCGTCGCGAAGCTCTCGGTCGAGAAGTACCTGCACTTCTACCGCGTCGAGCACGGCTTCCAGACGATCGTCTTCCGCTACGCCAACGTCTACGGCCCCGGCCAGAACGGGAAAGGGGAGGCAGGCGTCGTCGCGATCTTCGCCGAGAAGATGCTGCGCGGCGAGGCGCCCCGGATCCACGGCGACGGCGGACAGACCCGCGATTACGTCTTCGTCCTCGACTGCGTGGAGGCGAACCGCCGCGCCGTCGACTCGGCGGCGAGCGGCGTGTGGAACGTCGGGACCGGAGTCGAGACCTCGGTCAACCGGATGGAGGCGCTGATCCGGAAGTGGATC from Thermoanaerobaculia bacterium includes these protein-coding regions:
- a CDS encoding BON domain-containing protein, with the translated sequence MTKTHRVPTALAALLLLVGLAACKTTSSPHRQVDDSAIKASVKAKLAADVRLSTLTNVEVNSTDGIVTLAGKVRSEEERRMAGEVARSVDGVVRVDNNLQVEGR
- a CDS encoding NAD-dependent epimerase/dehydratase family protein, whose protein sequence is MSTAEKRNVLVTGGAGFIGSHVAAAYLRDGHRVVVVDDLSTGSRERVPEGARFVEDDLSTMNLAALLRDEKISVVNHHAAQIDLRASVRDPVRDARINVIGSLKVFEACREAGARRVIFSSTGGAIYGEPEGEKADESHPTNPVSPYGVAKLSVEKYLHFYRVEHGFQTIVFRYANVYGPGQNGKGEAGVVAIFAEKMLRGEAPRIHGDGGQTRDYVFVLDCVEANRRAVDSAASGVWNVGTGVETSVNRMEALIRKWIPEAPPPVHDAAAPGEQRRSVLDGRKLMRDFGIPGYTPLEKGLETTISWFRRPGSLVRNPEHLAAPRLAE